One region of Duncaniella freteri genomic DNA includes:
- a CDS encoding DUF935 family protein, translated as MANFLDNIRDYFSRPTRSQLQTLARAVASKKGVQISAMLQQQSDSLTKKDIADWRAANQMAIDYENPNRCRLYDIYADCVLDAHLSGCIAQRKGKVLQKDFRLVDQNGKENTAATELLQSEWFADFLSLCLDSIYWGPTLIQLGDIIRDGGPLRFNNVELVPRKHVIPEYGVVVRSPGDDWRGGISYREGDVANWCVEVGKPRDLGLLLKCAPSCISKKNMLAYWDVFGEIFGMPMRIARVNSLDEAERAKVEASLRDMGAAQYIVASDGTEIEIKESSRGDAYNVYDRRVDRCNSELSKVVLNQTMTIDSGSSLSQSEVHLEIFERTTESDATMCAHIINGRLLPLMVLHGFPVKGLRFQWNNAAAFSPAENRENLRLVLEYFNVPGEHITETLGIPVESPREAKTQPDRFFD; from the coding sequence ATGGCTAATTTTTTAGATAACATCCGCGACTATTTCAGCCGCCCCACACGCTCCCAGCTTCAGACGCTGGCGCGCGCCGTCGCCTCCAAAAAGGGGGTGCAGATTTCGGCAATGCTCCAGCAGCAGTCCGACTCCCTGACAAAAAAGGACATTGCCGACTGGCGAGCCGCTAACCAAATGGCTATCGACTACGAAAACCCAAACCGTTGCCGCCTTTATGATATTTACGCCGATTGCGTCCTCGACGCCCACCTCTCCGGCTGTATCGCCCAGCGCAAGGGCAAAGTGTTGCAGAAAGATTTCCGCCTCGTGGACCAGAACGGCAAGGAAAACACCGCCGCCACCGAACTGCTGCAAAGTGAGTGGTTCGCCGATTTCCTCAGCCTGTGTCTGGATTCTATCTACTGGGGGCCGACCCTCATACAGTTGGGCGACATCATACGCGACGGCGGCCCGCTCCGTTTCAATAATGTGGAGCTTGTGCCGCGTAAGCATGTCATCCCTGAATATGGGGTTGTCGTGCGCTCCCCCGGCGACGACTGGCGCGGCGGCATTTCCTACCGTGAGGGCGACGTGGCTAACTGGTGCGTGGAAGTGGGCAAGCCGCGAGACCTCGGCCTGCTACTGAAGTGCGCCCCCTCATGTATCAGCAAAAAAAATATGCTGGCCTACTGGGACGTATTCGGCGAGATCTTCGGTATGCCTATGCGCATAGCCCGCGTTAACTCTCTCGACGAAGCGGAGCGCGCAAAGGTGGAGGCGTCTCTGCGCGACATGGGCGCGGCTCAGTACATCGTGGCGAGCGACGGCACCGAAATTGAAATTAAGGAAAGCAGCCGCGGCGACGCTTACAACGTCTATGACCGCCGCGTGGACCGCTGTAACTCCGAACTGTCTAAGGTGGTGTTAAATCAAACAATGACTATTGACTCCGGCTCCTCGCTCTCGCAGTCAGAAGTGCACCTTGAAATTTTTGAGCGCACCACCGAAAGCGACGCCACAATGTGCGCCCACATCATCAACGGCCGGCTCCTCCCGCTCATGGTCCTGCACGGCTTCCCGGTCAAGGGCCTGCGCTTCCAGTGGAACAATGCCGCCGCGTTCTCTCCGGCTGAAAACCGCGAAAACCTGCGCCTCGTACTTGAATATTTCAACGTGCCGGGCGAACACATCACCGAAACACTCGGCATCCCGGTGGAGTCTCCGCGCGAAGCCAAAACACAGCCCGACCGTTTTTTCGACTGA
- a CDS encoding phage protein Gp36 family protein, whose protein sequence is MFLTLDDYRGVCDEYELKQITQNEETRLTAEAAALEQIGSYLRYRYDMTRVFASEGSERNAMLVQCAVNISLWLMVHRLPQNMGHERRECLYNDAIKWLRDIQAGKASPDLPLYESEDGDDARNPVRYGSMKPNRYDY, encoded by the coding sequence ATGTTCCTGACTCTTGACGACTACCGGGGCGTGTGCGACGAATACGAGCTCAAGCAGATAACACAGAACGAAGAAACACGCCTGACCGCCGAAGCCGCCGCCCTGGAGCAAATCGGTTCTTATCTGCGTTATCGCTACGATATGACCCGGGTATTTGCTTCTGAGGGCTCAGAGCGTAACGCTATGCTCGTACAGTGCGCCGTAAATATTTCCCTTTGGCTAATGGTTCACCGTCTCCCTCAGAATATGGGACACGAACGCCGGGAATGTCTCTATAACGACGCTATCAAATGGCTTCGCGATATTCAAGCCGGCAAAGCCTCCCCCGACTTACCTCTCTATGAGAGTGAGGACGGGGACGACGCACGCAACCCGGTGCGCTACGGCTCTATGAAACCAAACAGATACGACTATTAA